In a genomic window of Timaviella obliquedivisa GSE-PSE-MK23-08B:
- a CDS encoding CbiQ family ECF transporter T component has product MDLLRSLPIGLYLEQPVTWLHRIDSRVKLGWLLSFLLTPIAATPEWRVAIVAGLILLTFASGLPFRAWRKQLGLILGFALLLFGITLFAPDGVNVTTQPRLPVNEFAIGQAASNSSAPLAADQAIASLPQPTNYQYVLLERGSIRITRRSVELAIRVGTLMFTLIYSTNLYLLTTAPEEITAGLDYLMQPLRRFLPVTEIVLTLTLALRFIPLVLEEVQNLVRSVRTRAINWKKLGFRGATQVWSAIAERLLDNLLLRAEQIASAMQVRGFTSPNQHQVKWHQFRLRFLDRLALAGIGVFWGIRFWVGG; this is encoded by the coding sequence ATGGATTTACTGCGATCGCTCCCCATCGGTCTCTATCTGGAGCAACCTGTCACTTGGCTTCACCGCATTGACTCTCGCGTCAAACTGGGTTGGTTGCTGAGTTTTCTATTAACCCCAATCGCTGCTACGCCTGAATGGCGAGTGGCGATCGTTGCGGGCTTAATCTTGTTAACCTTTGCCAGTGGGTTACCGTTTCGGGCTTGGCGAAAACAGCTTGGATTGATTTTAGGATTTGCGCTGTTGCTCTTTGGCATCACCCTTTTTGCTCCCGATGGCGTTAATGTGACGACTCAACCCCGCCTACCTGTCAATGAGTTTGCCATTGGTCAAGCGGCATCAAATTCTTCCGCCCCGCTAGCCGCAGATCAAGCGATCGCCTCCCTACCTCAGCCGACGAACTATCAATATGTATTGTTAGAAAGAGGCAGCATCCGCATCACGCGGCGATCGGTTGAACTCGCGATTCGAGTAGGCACCCTCATGTTCACTCTGATCTACAGCACCAACCTCTACCTGCTCACCACGGCTCCCGAAGAAATTACGGCAGGACTTGATTATTTAATGCAGCCGCTTCGTCGCTTCCTGCCCGTCACTGAAATTGTCTTAACCCTGACCCTTGCCCTTCGCTTCATTCCCCTCGTGCTTGAAGAAGTGCAAAATTTAGTGCGCTCGGTTCGTACGCGTGCCATCAATTGGAAAAAGCTGGGCTTTCGAGGAGCCACCCAAGTTTGGAGCGCGATCGCAGAACGCCTGCTCGACAATCTTCTTCTCAGAGCCGAACAAATTGCTAGCGCTATGCAAGTACGCGGATTCACAAGCCCAAATCAGCATCAAGTCAAGTGGCATCAATTCCGTCTGAGATTTCTCGATCGATTAGCACTGGCAGGGATAGGAGTATTTTGGGGAATTCGTTTTTGGGTAGGCGGCTAA
- a CDS encoding YggS family pyridoxal phosphate-dependent enzyme yields the protein MAGSLQTQIAERLTQIRQTLPESVKLIAVTKQVSVEVLRAAYAAGVRDFGESRIQETADKQAQLADLPNITWHLIGHLQSNKVAKALELFQWIHSVDSLKLAQRLNQIAADFPQKPTLCLQVKVLPDPTKYGWTIPELLNDLPALDQCTHLNTVGLMAIPPYGLEPSETLAVFTRTRDLAEQIRQDGEKIRHLKMQELSMGMSDDYLLAVEAGATMIRLGRTLFGDRPNIP from the coding sequence ATGGCAGGCTCCCTTCAAACTCAAATTGCTGAACGTCTAACCCAAATTCGCCAAACCCTCCCAGAATCGGTCAAGCTAATTGCCGTTACTAAGCAGGTTTCGGTTGAGGTACTGCGAGCAGCCTATGCAGCAGGAGTGCGGGATTTTGGTGAAAGTCGCATCCAAGAAACCGCCGATAAACAAGCTCAGCTTGCCGACTTACCCAATATCACTTGGCACTTAATTGGGCATTTACAAAGCAATAAAGTCGCCAAAGCCTTAGAACTTTTTCAATGGATTCATTCAGTCGATAGCCTCAAGCTAGCGCAACGGCTCAATCAAATTGCTGCCGACTTCCCTCAAAAGCCGACTTTGTGCCTCCAAGTCAAAGTTTTGCCTGACCCGACCAAGTACGGCTGGACGATTCCAGAGTTACTCAACGATCTGCCTGCGCTAGATCAATGCACTCATCTCAACACAGTCGGCTTGATGGCGATCCCTCCTTACGGGCTTGAACCCTCAGAAACATTAGCCGTGTTCACTCGCACCCGCGATCTGGCAGAGCAGATCCGACAGGATGGAGAGAAAATTAGACATTTAAAGATGCAAGAGCTTTCGATGGGAATGTCGGATGATTATCTGCTGGCTGTTGAGGCAGGGGCAACGATGATTCGTTTAGGAAGGACGTTGTTTGGCGATCGTCCTAACATTCCTTAG
- a CDS encoding FAD-dependent oxidoreductase, translated as MPAPRLYNFIGFGDEVPGILALVAAAREHRRQTGSYPRSLLIFKGNGQLGIGGHLVRGRLSYLDRSHVPFNIRQSFGLGSFGDAPSLYKEFLQRAGVNQIALDPRRADLTLRQMLSEANVDTLGGVEIASVVKDGDRLAGINLTKGETYLGTQFIDATVNAELAQFAGVRKLKGFETFGLPNSELSVTLTFETEGLSVSRLQAIESIYLQRFANPADQEAQNWLRAATGNDAALAQQLRQDLRDSQGNLKGLWAGNDYADVRSKALSLAYHAFRGTKLSLSESGTILDNANIAVFPGNRLSWNALLFDVNASEAEALARNSAQPTAAMLKEMGFVQRWFKSLGATTVTPASELYIRHAGNVADVVEPLSGAQMLAGGVPEAEALGTFGYAFDVRGGIAGIERVASQQGITSLRFREPLFNVGIRHAIVRSVPNLAIVSPASGFTGFASSAGRIVEFNVAVGQGVGIACSLALLSGRTLAEIANTEVRQVLAQTGRLSRIYGQGRAEAQLLARAEQQLGDTTILIARADSPSDSPIAVPERKPLRMVRSSGRITHEHRSSALQNVVS; from the coding sequence ATGCCTGCTCCCCGCCTTTACAACTTTATTGGGTTTGGTGACGAAGTTCCCGGCATTTTGGCATTGGTTGCTGCTGCCAGAGAACACCGTCGGCAAACGGGTTCCTATCCTCGTAGCCTGTTAATTTTTAAAGGGAACGGGCAGCTTGGTATTGGCGGTCATTTGGTACGCGGTCGGTTGTCATATCTCGATCGCAGCCACGTTCCCTTCAACATTCGCCAATCTTTTGGGCTAGGTTCCTTTGGCGATGCACCTTCCCTTTATAAAGAATTTTTGCAACGAGCAGGTGTCAATCAAATTGCCCTTGATCCCCGTCGAGCAGATCTGACTCTGCGACAAATGTTATCGGAAGCTAATGTTGATACGTTAGGCGGTGTGGAAATTGCTTCGGTGGTGAAAGACGGCGACAGATTAGCGGGAATTAATCTAACCAAAGGTGAAACCTACTTGGGGACACAGTTTATTGATGCCACAGTGAACGCTGAATTAGCGCAGTTTGCTGGAGTTCGTAAGCTTAAAGGGTTTGAAACGTTTGGCTTGCCTAATTCAGAATTGTCGGTAACGCTCACCTTTGAAACTGAAGGGTTGAGCGTTTCTCGGTTACAGGCGATCGAATCCATTTATCTTCAGCGCTTTGCCAACCCAGCCGATCAAGAGGCGCAAAATTGGTTAAGGGCTGCCACAGGAAATGATGCGGCATTGGCACAACAACTTCGTCAGGATTTGAGAGATAGTCAGGGCAATCTTAAAGGGTTGTGGGCAGGAAATGATTATGCCGATGTGCGGAGTAAAGCGCTGTCATTGGCTTACCATGCTTTTAGAGGAACCAAACTTTCGTTATCTGAAAGTGGGACGATTTTAGATAATGCGAATATTGCCGTCTTTCCAGGAAATCGGCTGTCTTGGAATGCGCTGCTATTTGATGTAAATGCGTCTGAGGCTGAGGCTTTAGCCAGAAATTCGGCGCAACCGACTGCCGCAATGCTGAAAGAAATGGGGTTTGTGCAGCGCTGGTTTAAGAGCTTGGGGGCAACGACCGTTACGCCTGCTTCTGAGCTATACATTCGTCATGCGGGAAATGTGGCAGATGTGGTGGAACCGTTGAGTGGGGCGCAAATGTTGGCGGGTGGTGTCCCAGAGGCTGAGGCATTAGGCACGTTTGGCTATGCGTTTGATGTGCGAGGTGGCATTGCTGGAATTGAGCGGGTGGCAAGTCAGCAGGGCATCACCAGCCTACGCTTCCGAGAGCCTTTATTTAACGTCGGAATTCGTCATGCAATCGTCCGCTCTGTTCCTAATCTGGCGATCGTCAGCCCTGCTTCTGGGTTTACGGGTTTTGCGTCTTCGGCAGGCAGAATTGTTGAGTTTAACGTGGCAGTGGGGCAAGGGGTTGGCATTGCCTGTAGTCTTGCCTTACTCAGCGGCAGAACCTTAGCAGAGATTGCCAACACCGAGGTTCGCCAAGTTTTAGCGCAAACCGGACGACTATCACGGATTTATGGACAGGGCAGAGCCGAAGCCCAGCTTTTGGCGAGAGCAGAGCAACAGTTGGGGGATACGACGATTCTGATCGCCCGTGCAGACAGCCCATCAGATAGCCCGATCGCCGTACCGGAACGCAAGCCCCTACGGATGGTGCGATCGTCTGGGAGAATAACGCACGAACATCGTTCTTCGGCACTACAAAACGTTGTATCCTAA
- a CDS encoding HAMP domain-containing histidine kinase — protein sequence MNDDSVPLNPAQELQALKAELQRSRLAYQMAMEMAQFKAGFLARASHELRSPINSVISLHQLILADLADSPAEEREFISQSYGAAEKMLDVLDQLIHISKTAHGTEQLHLQPVSVHSILVEVKNLTHLQAQNRNLRLAIALPNPEIYVLADPGWFQQVLVSLVDLPIRLMQEGTIRVTTEEVLASQEIRICIEDDRPKSFWSEPLDLLQLLQAKQNNPSQNNHSNHSESTLLPSPGFTLLMNQTLMELMGGRLEVLAVPSADSNVTRIQCSIPWVAGED from the coding sequence ATGAACGATGACTCTGTTCCGCTCAACCCTGCTCAAGAACTTCAAGCCCTTAAAGCTGAACTTCAACGATCGCGCTTGGCTTACCAAATGGCAATGGAAATGGCGCAGTTTAAAGCCGGGTTTCTTGCCCGCGCCTCCCACGAACTGCGATCGCCCATCAACAGCGTCATCAGCCTGCACCAACTCATCCTGGCTGACCTAGCAGATAGCCCCGCAGAAGAACGCGAGTTTATTTCCCAATCCTACGGTGCCGCCGAAAAAATGTTAGACGTGTTAGACCAACTCATTCATATCTCTAAGACAGCGCACGGCACCGAACAACTCCATCTTCAGCCCGTGTCCGTGCACAGCATTTTAGTAGAAGTAAAAAACCTAACGCACTTGCAAGCTCAAAATCGCAATCTGCGTTTGGCGATCGCCCTGCCTAACCCGGAGATTTACGTCTTGGCTGATCCGGGGTGGTTTCAACAAGTGTTGGTGAGCCTGGTTGATCTGCCCATTCGTCTGATGCAAGAAGGCACCATTCGAGTGACCACTGAGGAAGTATTGGCTTCCCAAGAAATCCGCATTTGCATTGAGGACGATCGCCCCAAAAGCTTTTGGAGTGAACCGCTTGACCTACTGCAATTGCTGCAAGCCAAGCAGAACAATCCCTCGCAAAATAACCACTCTAACCACTCAGAGTCTACTCTTCTGCCTTCTCCTGGATTCACCCTACTGATGAACCAAACGCTCATGGAATTAATGGGAGGCAGGCTAGAAGTTTTAGCGGTGCCTTCAGCAGACTCGAACGTCACACGCATTCAATGCTCGATTCCGTGGGTAGCAGGCGAGGATTAG
- the der gene encoding ribosome biogenesis GTPase Der, whose translation MSLPVVAIIGRPNVGKSTIVNRLAGVTDSIVHDEPGVTRDRTYREAFWRDRDFLVVDTGGLVFDDDTEFLPLIREQAMLALAEASAAIMVVDGKVGPTGADETIASWLRQQSVPVLLAVNKCESPDQGVMQASEFWGLGIGEPFPVSGIHGNGTGELLDELVGFLPETDILEESDEIKVAIVGRPNVGKSSLLNAFVGENRAIVSPISGTTRDTIDMVVELEGQKFRIVDTAGIRKKKQVEYGPEFFGINRAFKAIRRSSVVLLVIDALDGVTEQDQKLAGRIEDDGRGCIIVVNKWDAIEKDSHTIYEYDKIIKDRLHFTEWAESIYVSAETGQRVEKILELVKTAAEQHKRRVSTSVINEALEDAMKWHNPPTTRQGRQGKIYYATQVSSQPPCIALFVNDPKLFNDNYRRYIERQFRQNLGFTGTPLKLLWRGKKVRDAELANNPNRATKV comes from the coding sequence ATGTCTCTCCCCGTCGTCGCAATCATTGGTCGTCCTAACGTTGGCAAATCCACCATCGTCAACCGTTTAGCCGGAGTGACTGACTCCATCGTCCATGACGAGCCGGGAGTGACACGCGATCGCACTTACCGCGAAGCCTTCTGGCGCGATCGTGATTTTTTAGTCGTGGACACAGGTGGATTGGTCTTTGACGATGACACAGAATTTCTGCCCCTCATACGGGAGCAAGCTATGCTGGCATTGGCAGAAGCCAGTGCGGCAATCATGGTGGTAGATGGCAAGGTGGGGCCTACCGGAGCCGATGAAACGATTGCAAGCTGGCTGCGACAACAATCTGTTCCTGTGCTGCTGGCAGTGAATAAATGTGAATCGCCCGACCAAGGCGTTATGCAAGCCTCTGAATTTTGGGGCTTGGGCATTGGCGAACCTTTCCCAGTATCGGGAATTCATGGCAACGGCACAGGCGAATTACTCGACGAACTAGTAGGCTTTTTGCCCGAAACCGACATTTTAGAAGAGTCGGATGAAATTAAGGTGGCGATCGTGGGTCGTCCCAACGTTGGTAAATCTAGTTTGTTGAATGCCTTTGTGGGCGAAAATCGCGCCATTGTTAGCCCTATTTCTGGCACTACCCGCGACACGATCGACATGGTAGTAGAACTGGAAGGACAGAAATTCCGCATTGTCGATACAGCAGGCATTCGCAAGAAAAAACAGGTAGAGTATGGGCCTGAGTTTTTTGGCATCAACCGAGCTTTTAAAGCAATTCGGCGATCGAGCGTTGTTCTGCTCGTCATTGATGCGTTAGACGGCGTTACGGAACAAGATCAAAAGCTGGCAGGACGCATTGAGGACGATGGTCGGGGCTGCATTATCGTAGTCAACAAATGGGATGCCATTGAAAAAGACTCTCATACAATTTATGAGTACGACAAAATTATTAAAGATCGACTGCACTTTACTGAATGGGCAGAGTCAATCTACGTCAGCGCCGAAACAGGGCAACGGGTCGAAAAAATTCTTGAACTGGTCAAAACTGCCGCTGAACAACATAAGCGCCGCGTCAGTACTTCGGTGATTAACGAGGCGCTGGAAGACGCAATGAAATGGCACAACCCACCGACAACCCGACAAGGACGACAGGGCAAGATTTACTACGCCACCCAAGTTTCGAGCCAGCCGCCTTGTATTGCTTTATTTGTCAATGATCCCAAGCTATTTAATGACAACTATCGGCGCTACATTGAACGCCAGTTTCGGCAGAACCTGGGCTTTACCGGAACGCCGCTGAAGTTGCTCTGGCGCGGTAAAAAGGTTCGGGATGCTGAATTAGCCAATAACCCTAATCGGGCGACCAAGGTTTAA
- the modB gene encoding molybdate ABC transporter permease subunit — translation MPSDLSPLWISLKTALLATIATFFLGITAAYWMLNYRGKGKLLLEGILISPLILPPTVLGFLLLLLFGKNGAIGKVLAYFNLSVVFTWYGAVIAAIVVSFPLMYRVALGAFEQVDTNFLDVARTLGASEWTIFRRILIPLSLPGILAGTMLTFARALGEFGATLMLAGNIPGETQTIPMAIYFAVEAGATNEAGFWAIAILCISMSGIVAVNFWQAQGKSLKQRKKIERWRERPSESPSPFLVSHSSALIVDIQKQLHHFPLNISFSADQDPLGMLGGSGAGKSMILRCIAGVETPTQGQIVLNGRVLFNSERKINLPSRDRRIGFLVQNYALFPHMTVAQNIAFSLPKMRSQQVQQQVSAQLAAMQLAEYGDRYPHQLSGGQQQRVALARALASQPEALLLDEPFSALDTFLRSQLEQHMITQLTDYPGVTLFVTHNLEEAYRVCPNLLVLHQGQAIAQGAKQAIFDRPETYTVAQLTGCKNFSRAVALSSTQIEAIDWGIQLQVAEPIPRALAYVGIRAHQIIFVKPSVSDRLAPNLFPCWLAKTSETPHRMTIFLKFNSASIEKQDYHLQAEVFKETWLTLKNRPHPWYVKLDPLRLILMKA, via the coding sequence ATGCCCTCCGATTTATCTCCGCTGTGGATTTCGCTAAAAACAGCGTTACTAGCTACGATCGCTACCTTCTTTTTAGGAATTACCGCTGCGTATTGGATGCTGAACTATCGCGGTAAAGGAAAGCTTTTACTAGAGGGTATTTTAATTTCGCCATTAATTCTGCCACCTACCGTTTTAGGGTTCCTTTTACTGCTACTCTTTGGCAAAAATGGTGCGATCGGCAAAGTTCTGGCTTATTTTAACTTAAGCGTTGTTTTCACATGGTATGGCGCAGTCATTGCCGCGATCGTTGTGTCATTCCCTTTAATGTATCGTGTAGCATTAGGCGCATTTGAACAAGTTGATACTAACTTTCTTGATGTTGCTCGAACTTTAGGTGCATCTGAATGGACAATTTTCCGGCGAATTCTAATTCCCTTATCCCTTCCAGGTATTCTTGCTGGAACGATGCTAACGTTTGCGCGCGCCCTGGGTGAATTTGGCGCAACGCTAATGTTGGCAGGTAATATTCCGGGAGAAACGCAAACTATTCCAATGGCGATTTATTTTGCAGTGGAAGCAGGGGCGACAAACGAAGCAGGTTTTTGGGCGATCGCCATTCTCTGTATTTCAATGTCTGGAATTGTTGCTGTTAATTTTTGGCAAGCCCAAGGGAAATCCCTAAAGCAACGAAAAAAAATAGAGAGGTGGCGCGAAAGACCTTCTGAATCTCCTTCCCCATTTTTAGTTTCTCATTCCTCTGCCCTAATTGTTGATATTCAAAAACAGTTGCATCACTTTCCACTCAATATATCTTTCAGTGCAGATCAAGATCCACTAGGAATGTTAGGTGGATCTGGAGCAGGCAAAAGCATGATTTTGCGCTGTATTGCTGGGGTTGAAACACCAACTCAAGGGCAAATCGTTCTCAACGGGCGCGTGTTGTTTAATTCCGAACGCAAAATCAACCTTCCGAGCCGCGATCGCCGCATTGGATTCTTAGTGCAAAACTATGCGTTATTCCCCCACATGACCGTTGCCCAAAACATTGCTTTTAGTCTGCCAAAAATGCGATCGCAGCAAGTACAGCAACAAGTCAGTGCCCAGTTAGCAGCCATGCAATTAGCAGAGTATGGCGATCGCTATCCTCATCAATTATCGGGTGGACAGCAGCAGCGAGTTGCGTTAGCCAGAGCGTTAGCCAGTCAACCCGAAGCACTCTTGCTTGATGAACCTTTTTCGGCACTCGACACATTTTTACGAAGTCAATTAGAGCAGCACATGATTACTCAATTAACAGACTATCCAGGTGTGACGCTATTTGTGACGCACAATTTAGAGGAAGCCTATCGTGTGTGTCCAAACTTACTTGTGCTACATCAAGGACAAGCGATCGCTCAAGGCGCAAAGCAAGCTATCTTCGATCGTCCGGAAACCTATACCGTCGCCCAACTCACTGGATGCAAAAATTTCTCTCGTGCTGTGGCTCTATCTTCAACTCAAATTGAAGCGATCGATTGGGGTATTCAGTTGCAGGTTGCAGAACCGATTCCTCGCGCCTTGGCTTATGTTGGCATTCGCGCTCATCAAATTATTTTTGTCAAACCGTCAGTTAGCGATCGTCTTGCCCCCAATCTGTTTCCCTGCTGGCTGGCAAAAACCAGTGAAACGCCTCACCGTATGACTATATTCCTTAAATTTAATTCAGCTTCAATTGAGAAACAGGACTATCATCTGCAAGCGGAAGTCTTTAAAGAGACTTGGTTAACATTGAAAAATCGCCCCCATCCCTGGTACGTAAAATTAGATCCATTGCGACTCATTTTAATGAAAGCATGA
- a CDS encoding PipX family protein, producing the protein MNTEEYLNHPTFGLLYKICLVEENRGLFATLYAQRLFFIVLTSVEGMQFDAIGRTNARILLETRLRELRRTGQDLEYIKLQAAHKKTFLQ; encoded by the coding sequence ATGAACACCGAAGAATACCTCAACCATCCGACGTTTGGGCTACTATACAAAATTTGTCTAGTTGAAGAAAATCGTGGACTCTTCGCCACACTCTATGCCCAGCGTTTGTTCTTTATCGTCCTCACCAGCGTTGAAGGAATGCAGTTCGATGCGATCGGGCGCACCAATGCTCGCATTCTTCTCGAAACCCGGTTACGAGAATTGCGCCGCACTGGACAGGATTTAGAATACATCAAGCTTCAAGCTGCCCATAAAAAGACGTTTCTTCAATAG